In Vespa crabro chromosome 7, iyVesCrab1.2, whole genome shotgun sequence, a single window of DNA contains:
- the LOC124425451 gene encoding uncharacterized protein LOC124425451 — MCETERLINLVKNYPILYNMKNKYYKDINKKATVWKEIAIQLDLEDGTVAKNKWRHLRDCYGKYLRSQSDATGQCNKKYRRWTWANQMDFLKPYVTTRQIDLNHVGSYSDSDTDTKIKSEPAGHEDIVQYFNDSHNEEMPVSRHCSIQPTLNLNIPEETIEYLQTRKVQKCMDAMDLLFLSYAQTLKTLSPQRQIAIKLQIAQIINSAEIAQLGERDRLRFPTTPSSPT; from the exons ATGTGCGAGACCGAGAGATTAATCAATCTCGTGAAAAATTATCCAATCTTGTATAATatgaagaataaatattacaaggaCATTAATAAGAAAGCAACAGTATGGAAAGAAATAGCGATTCAATTGGATTTGGAAGATG gtacagtagcaaaaaataaatggagGCACCTTCGTGATTGttatggaaaatatttacgatcacAATCAGATGCTACAGGACaatgtaacaaaaaatatagaagGTGGACTTGGGCTAATCAGATGGATTTTTTAAAGCCTTATGTAACCACTAGACA aaTCGATTTAAATCATGTAGGAAGTTATTCGGATAGTGATACAGATACAAAGATCAAAAGTGAACCTGCTGGCCATGAAGATATTGTgcaatatttcaatgattctCATAATGAAGAAATGCCAGTTTCTAGGCATTGCTCGATACAACCAACTTTAAATCTAAATATACCTGAAGAGACAATAGAATATTTACAAACGAGAAAAGTACAAAAATGTATGGATGCAATggatttgttatttttaagttATGCGCAAACATTGAAGACTCTTTCTCCTCAGAGACAAATAGCAATCAAATTACAGATTGCACAAATTATAAACAGTGCAGAGATAGCACAACTTGGAGAACGTGATAGATTACGTTTTCCAACAACGCCATCGTCACCTACATAG
- the LOC124425450 gene encoding myogenesis-regulating glycosidase isoform X1, with protein MKLLWRNIGLLLLFNIILIHKSQCELRSKVERNIRNAVVTIEINQNVATLRICRKSDGEDSCTRNVLHTQSSDILRGPTLIDLNCGTDNVCLKNEDVIHTVIRLSTNSDVINVSRIVKDSDAKLIDCYELGDDTEWFGGPQLRYQHWPIQHMYYEEEPYVPTHPVNMAVAERYWLSGKGTYIYVDMKDPLFLDQNNYMDKYICLVAKNKGPYRHRESITLNYEIGIFTNPRVAHEYVVQNHLGKPTGHPNERMIKHPIWSTWARYKVNVSEFVIEDFAIDILNHGFNNSQLEIDDNWETCYGSAEFDKSKFPIIARLTEKLKYRGFRVTLWIHPFINKNCEPAYSTALNNSYFVKSTTGKVDMQWWQGTESATIDFTNPEAVHWWVARLKLLEEIGIDSFKFDAGEVSWLPQIPSLNGSLDTQPGIFTKDYVTALANNFDDNIEVRVGWRSQDLPIFVRMIDKDTTWSWNNGLPTLITTLLQMNLNGYVFVLPDMIGGNGYLNGALNGTVYPPKELFIRWLQANVFMPSLQYSFVPWDFDNETVEICKKYTDLHADITPLILDRMNECIKTGAPLNPPIWWVDPTDKTAHKIKDEYLLGEEILVAPVTEEGAVSRDIYLPKGLWKDASDNVTYFGRGWIRNYDAPLDKLPYFYRV; from the exons ATGAAGTTGTTATGGAGAAACA taggacttcttttgctttttaatatcatattgaTTCACAAATCTCAATGTGAATTAAGGTCTAAAGTTGAACGTAATATAAGGAATGCTGTAGTtacaattgaaattaatcaaaATGTTGCAACTTTACGTATTTGCAGGA AATCTGACGGGGAAGATTCATGTACACGTAATGTTCTCCACACTCAATCTTCTGATATATTAAGGGGTCCAACTCTCATAGATTTGAATTGTGGTACTGATAACGTGTGTCTTAAAAACGAAGATGTAATACACACAGTGATTAGATTATCTACAAATAGTGACGTTATCAATGTATCACGAATTGTTAAAGATTCTGATGCAAAGCTTATAGATTGTTATGAGCTTGGTGATGACACAGAATGGTTTGGAGGACCACAATTACGTTATCAGCACTGGCCCATTCAACATATGTATTACGAAGAAGAACCATATGTTCCAACACACCCTGTAAATATGGCTGTAGCCGAACGTTATTGGCTTTCTGGTAAAGGAACATACATCTATGTGGATATGAAAGATCCATTGTTTCTTGATCAGAACAACTATATGGACAAATATATTTGCCTCGTTGCAAAGAATAAAGGTCCTTATAGGCATAGAGAATCTATAACGCTTAATTATGAAATTGGCATATTTACAAATCCAAGAGTAGCACACGAGTACGTAGTGCAGAATCATTTAGGCAAACCTACAGGTCATccaaatgaaagaatgattaaACATCCAATATGGTCTACTTGGGCTAGATATAAAGTTAATGTCAGTGAATTTGTCATTGAAGATTTTGCAATTGATATCCTTAACCACGGTTTTAACAATAGTCAACTTGAAATTGATGACAATTGGGAAACTTGTTATGGTTCAGCTGAGTTTGATAAATCTAAATTTCCTATCATTGCTCGACTTACGGAAAAATTAAAGTATAGGGGTTTTAGAGTAACATTATGGATACATCcgttcattaataaaaattgtgaaCCAGCATATAGTACTGCTCTAAATAATTCATACTTTGTTAAGAGTACCACAGGAAAAGTTGACATGCAATGGTGGCAAG GTACTGAATCTGCAACAATAGACTTCACAAATCCAGAAGCAGTTCATTGGTGGGTTGCAAGATTAAAGTTACTTGAAGAAATTGGTATAGATAGTTTCAAATTTGATGCTGGTGAAGTGTCATGGCTACCTCAAATACCATCTTTAAATGGTTCATTGGATACTCAGCCTGGAATCTTCACAAAGGACTATGTTACTGCACTTGCTAACAATTTTGATGACAATATAGAAGTTCGTGTTGGATGGAGAAGCCAAGATCTTCCCATATTTGTTAGAATGATTGATAAGGACACAACATGGTCATGGAATAATGGTTTACCTACTTTGATTACAACACTCTTGCAAATGAATTTGAATGGATACGTATTTGTTCTTCCTGACATGATAGGCGGAAATGGATATTTGAATGGTGCATTAAATGGCACTGTATATCCACCAAAAGAATTATTCATTAGATGGTTGCAAGCTAATGTTTTTATGCCATCATTACAATATTCTTTTGTACCATGGGATTTTGATAATGAG aCCGTTGAAATTTGTAAGAAGTACACAGACTTACACGCAGATATAACACCGCTTATATTAGATCGTATGAATGAGTGTATTAAAACAGGTGCACCTTTAAATCCTCCCATATGGTGGGTCGACCCAACTGACAAAACAGCTCATAAAATTAAGGATG AATATCTACTAGGAGAAGAAATTTTGGTAGCACCAGTAACAGAAGAAGGTGCTGTATCacgagatatatatttacctaAAGGATTGTGGAAAGATGCATCAGATAATGTTACTTACTTTGGTCGAGGATGGATACGAAATTATGATGCACCTTTAGACAAACTTCCTTACTTTTACCGAGTTTAA
- the LOC124425450 gene encoding myogenesis-regulating glycosidase isoform X2, with translation MKLLWRNRLLLLFNIILIHKSQCELRSKVERNIRNAVVTIEINQNVATLRICRKSDGEDSCTRNVLHTQSSDILRGPTLIDLNCGTDNVCLKNEDVIHTVIRLSTNSDVINVSRIVKDSDAKLIDCYELGDDTEWFGGPQLRYQHWPIQHMYYEEEPYVPTHPVNMAVAERYWLSGKGTYIYVDMKDPLFLDQNNYMDKYICLVAKNKGPYRHRESITLNYEIGIFTNPRVAHEYVVQNHLGKPTGHPNERMIKHPIWSTWARYKVNVSEFVIEDFAIDILNHGFNNSQLEIDDNWETCYGSAEFDKSKFPIIARLTEKLKYRGFRVTLWIHPFINKNCEPAYSTALNNSYFVKSTTGKVDMQWWQGTESATIDFTNPEAVHWWVARLKLLEEIGIDSFKFDAGEVSWLPQIPSLNGSLDTQPGIFTKDYVTALANNFDDNIEVRVGWRSQDLPIFVRMIDKDTTWSWNNGLPTLITTLLQMNLNGYVFVLPDMIGGNGYLNGALNGTVYPPKELFIRWLQANVFMPSLQYSFVPWDFDNETVEICKKYTDLHADITPLILDRMNECIKTGAPLNPPIWWVDPTDKTAHKIKDEYLLGEEILVAPVTEEGAVSRDIYLPKGLWKDASDNVTYFGRGWIRNYDAPLDKLPYFYRV, from the exons ATGAAGTTGTTATGGAGAAACA gacttcttttgctttttaatatcatattgaTTCACAAATCTCAATGTGAATTAAGGTCTAAAGTTGAACGTAATATAAGGAATGCTGTAGTtacaattgaaattaatcaaaATGTTGCAACTTTACGTATTTGCAGGA AATCTGACGGGGAAGATTCATGTACACGTAATGTTCTCCACACTCAATCTTCTGATATATTAAGGGGTCCAACTCTCATAGATTTGAATTGTGGTACTGATAACGTGTGTCTTAAAAACGAAGATGTAATACACACAGTGATTAGATTATCTACAAATAGTGACGTTATCAATGTATCACGAATTGTTAAAGATTCTGATGCAAAGCTTATAGATTGTTATGAGCTTGGTGATGACACAGAATGGTTTGGAGGACCACAATTACGTTATCAGCACTGGCCCATTCAACATATGTATTACGAAGAAGAACCATATGTTCCAACACACCCTGTAAATATGGCTGTAGCCGAACGTTATTGGCTTTCTGGTAAAGGAACATACATCTATGTGGATATGAAAGATCCATTGTTTCTTGATCAGAACAACTATATGGACAAATATATTTGCCTCGTTGCAAAGAATAAAGGTCCTTATAGGCATAGAGAATCTATAACGCTTAATTATGAAATTGGCATATTTACAAATCCAAGAGTAGCACACGAGTACGTAGTGCAGAATCATTTAGGCAAACCTACAGGTCATccaaatgaaagaatgattaaACATCCAATATGGTCTACTTGGGCTAGATATAAAGTTAATGTCAGTGAATTTGTCATTGAAGATTTTGCAATTGATATCCTTAACCACGGTTTTAACAATAGTCAACTTGAAATTGATGACAATTGGGAAACTTGTTATGGTTCAGCTGAGTTTGATAAATCTAAATTTCCTATCATTGCTCGACTTACGGAAAAATTAAAGTATAGGGGTTTTAGAGTAACATTATGGATACATCcgttcattaataaaaattgtgaaCCAGCATATAGTACTGCTCTAAATAATTCATACTTTGTTAAGAGTACCACAGGAAAAGTTGACATGCAATGGTGGCAAG GTACTGAATCTGCAACAATAGACTTCACAAATCCAGAAGCAGTTCATTGGTGGGTTGCAAGATTAAAGTTACTTGAAGAAATTGGTATAGATAGTTTCAAATTTGATGCTGGTGAAGTGTCATGGCTACCTCAAATACCATCTTTAAATGGTTCATTGGATACTCAGCCTGGAATCTTCACAAAGGACTATGTTACTGCACTTGCTAACAATTTTGATGACAATATAGAAGTTCGTGTTGGATGGAGAAGCCAAGATCTTCCCATATTTGTTAGAATGATTGATAAGGACACAACATGGTCATGGAATAATGGTTTACCTACTTTGATTACAACACTCTTGCAAATGAATTTGAATGGATACGTATTTGTTCTTCCTGACATGATAGGCGGAAATGGATATTTGAATGGTGCATTAAATGGCACTGTATATCCACCAAAAGAATTATTCATTAGATGGTTGCAAGCTAATGTTTTTATGCCATCATTACAATATTCTTTTGTACCATGGGATTTTGATAATGAG aCCGTTGAAATTTGTAAGAAGTACACAGACTTACACGCAGATATAACACCGCTTATATTAGATCGTATGAATGAGTGTATTAAAACAGGTGCACCTTTAAATCCTCCCATATGGTGGGTCGACCCAACTGACAAAACAGCTCATAAAATTAAGGATG AATATCTACTAGGAGAAGAAATTTTGGTAGCACCAGTAACAGAAGAAGGTGCTGTATCacgagatatatatttacctaAAGGATTGTGGAAAGATGCATCAGATAATGTTACTTACTTTGGTCGAGGATGGATACGAAATTATGATGCACCTTTAGACAAACTTCCTTACTTTTACCGAGTTTAA